Proteins encoded together in one Solanum lycopersicum chromosome 7, SLM_r2.1 window:
- the LOC113002617 gene encoding putative dsRNA-specific ribonuclease isoform X1, with protein MDYTSHMVYAFSFSSWTAMEEQSFQQRERLVEEITGYKFKNPDLLHQAFTHPSVPQNWASNDRMEYLGDSVLGLMIAKEHYFAYSDLSSEDLTDLRSVNVDTEKLARVAIKYNLQDHLRCQKHLFKEMRVEEFRSATLEYPLNSLGCINPPKVLADIVEALIGAIYIDCNFSIDITWQAIKNMLQPLITPETLEIQPITKIMELCQKNKLTINIVDNWDETGEFECIVDGKFVAKGKSSQNKATARNRAAYNAYELVIENLRMKTPDH; from the exons ATGGACTATACTTCCCATATGGTCTatgccttttctttttcttcgtGGACAG ccATGGAAGAACAAAGTTTTCAACAACGAGAGAGGCTAGTAGAAGAAATTACAGGATACAAATTTAAGAATCCCGACTTGTTACATCAAGCTTTTACTCATCCTTCCGTCCCACAAAATTGGGCATCTAATGATCGAATGGAATATTTAG GTGATTCGGTTCTGGGTCTAATGATAGCAAAAGAGCATTATTTTGCGTATTCTGATTTATCTTCAGAGGATCTCACAGATTTGAGAAGTGTCAATGTGGATACTGAAAAACTTGCTAGAGTGGCCATCAAATACAATTTGCAAGATCATTTACGTTGtcaaaaacatttatttaaaGAGATGAGA GTAGAAGAATTCAGAAGTGCTACGTTGGAGTACCCATTGAATTCATTAGGTTGCATTAATCCCCCTAAAGTTCTTGCAGATATAGTTGAAGCCTTAATTGGCGCAATATATATCGACTGTAATTTCTCCATCGATATAACTTGGCAG GCGATAAAAAATATGTTGCAGCCACTAATAACTCCAGAAACACTTGAAATTCAACCAATTACTAAAATTATGGAGCTTTGTCAAAAGAATAAATTGACGATAAATATTGTTGATAATTGGGACGAAACAGGAGAATTTGAATGTATTGTCGATGGAAAATTTGTTGCAAAGGGAAAATCTAGTCAAAATAAAGCTACTGCAAGGAATAGGGCAGCATACAATGCATATGAATTAGTTATCGAAAATTTGCGTATGAAAACTCCAGATCACTGA
- the LOC113002617 gene encoding putative dsRNA-specific ribonuclease, with protein MEEQSFQQRERLVEEITGYKFKNPDLLHQAFTHPSVPQNWASNDRMEYLGDSVLGLMIAKEHYFAYSDLSSEDLTDLRSVNVDTEKLARVAIKYNLQDHLRCQKHLFKEMRVEEFRSATLEYPLNSLGCINPPKVLADIVEALIGAIYIDCNFSIDITWQAIKNMLQPLITPETLEIQPITKIMELCQKNKLTINIVDNWDETGEFECIVDGKFVAKGKSSQNKATARNRAAYNAYELVIENLRMKTPDH; from the exons ATGGAAGAACAAAGTTTTCAACAACGAGAGAGGCTAGTAGAAGAAATTACAGGATACAAATTTAAGAATCCCGACTTGTTACATCAAGCTTTTACTCATCCTTCCGTCCCACAAAATTGGGCATCTAATGATCGAATGGAATATTTAG GTGATTCGGTTCTGGGTCTAATGATAGCAAAAGAGCATTATTTTGCGTATTCTGATTTATCTTCAGAGGATCTCACAGATTTGAGAAGTGTCAATGTGGATACTGAAAAACTTGCTAGAGTGGCCATCAAATACAATTTGCAAGATCATTTACGTTGtcaaaaacatttatttaaaGAGATGAGA GTAGAAGAATTCAGAAGTGCTACGTTGGAGTACCCATTGAATTCATTAGGTTGCATTAATCCCCCTAAAGTTCTTGCAGATATAGTTGAAGCCTTAATTGGCGCAATATATATCGACTGTAATTTCTCCATCGATATAACTTGGCAG GCGATAAAAAATATGTTGCAGCCACTAATAACTCCAGAAACACTTGAAATTCAACCAATTACTAAAATTATGGAGCTTTGTCAAAAGAATAAATTGACGATAAATATTGTTGATAATTGGGACGAAACAGGAGAATTTGAATGTATTGTCGATGGAAAATTTGTTGCAAAGGGAAAATCTAGTCAAAATAAAGCTACTGCAAGGAATAGGGCAGCATACAATGCATATGAATTAGTTATCGAAAATTTGCGTATGAAAACTCCAGATCACTGA